A genome region from Pseudomonas helmanticensis includes the following:
- a CDS encoding hybrid sensor histidine kinase/response regulator: MRWLRIAISFTVTLLTLLCMLPAQAAQGSGWSVLLDDQGNLQLSDIRSTRYTNQFSPIDLDRLTASEPEGALWLRFRLAPGKHEQVLRIFAPDLSHLNLYVLDGDKLIEQRNTGTDQPQAERPLPSSDFMLPLPQSDKPLDVYLRMVSDHQLRPHITLQSAVMSAANQNQTLIFGLLFGCLGMLLLHNLVRYAYSRSRSSLWLAVCEGLLGLSLLLLLNLAGPWLPNWHAIQTPGAYLALLLTAPAGLMFALRFFAPLGPHPLNKLLLGDILFIVTCSLLLLFVNTLPLNIITYALVALAGLSMLLVSFYHWQKGYRPARLFVAAMVVFNIGTLIILPALLGLTLVAPQGLIMTLMVFICISGLLMSIALGERQRSITESRFSISRDLAASNAEINAKAEFLAKISHEIRTPMNGVLGMTELLLGTPLSVKQRDYVQTIHSAGNELLTLINEILDISKLESGQIELDDVQFDLNALIDDCLSIYRAKAEQQNVELISFIQPQVPRVISGDPTRLRQTLLSLLENALKKTEEGEVLIVVALDERSSKPRLRIAVQDSGAPMEQEERDALMHAELHSKHFLSANRLGGNLGLVIARQLIRLMQGEFGIKSGASQGSTLWLTLPLDPDRLEHPTSDLDSPLQGARVLVVDDNDTCRKVLVQQCSAWGLNVSAVPSGKEALALLRTKAHLRDYFDVVLLDQNMPGMTGMQLAAKIKEDPSLNHDILLIMLTGISNAPSKIIARNSGIKRILAKPVAGYTLKTTLADELNQRNKGQVVFQPQVVTPATAAKVPSDFRILVAEDNTISTKVIRGMLGKLNLQPDTASNGEEALQAMKAQRYDLVLMDCEMPILDGFSATQQLRAWEVSNQRIRTPIVALTAHILAEHKERARQAGMDGHMAKPVELSQLRELIEHWVAQRDQQNRTASTF; the protein is encoded by the coding sequence GTGCGCTGGCTCAGGATTGCCATAAGCTTCACCGTCACGTTGCTGACCTTGCTCTGCATGCTCCCGGCCCAGGCCGCGCAAGGCAGCGGCTGGTCGGTATTGCTTGACGATCAGGGCAATCTGCAACTGAGCGATATCCGCTCCACTCGCTACACCAATCAATTCAGCCCCATCGACCTTGACCGCCTCACCGCGTCCGAGCCCGAAGGAGCCCTGTGGCTGCGCTTTCGACTGGCGCCGGGCAAGCACGAACAAGTGCTGCGGATCTTCGCTCCCGACCTGTCACACCTCAATCTCTACGTGCTGGACGGCGACAAGCTGATCGAGCAACGCAACACCGGTACTGACCAGCCTCAGGCTGAGCGGCCCCTGCCGAGCAGCGACTTCATGTTGCCGCTGCCGCAGAGCGACAAACCCCTCGATGTCTATCTGCGGATGGTGTCCGACCATCAGTTGCGTCCGCACATCACCCTGCAATCGGCAGTGATGAGCGCGGCCAATCAAAACCAGACACTGATCTTCGGCCTGCTCTTCGGCTGTCTCGGCATGCTGCTGTTGCACAACCTTGTGCGCTACGCCTATTCCCGGTCGCGCAGCAGCTTGTGGCTGGCGGTCTGCGAAGGTCTGCTGGGCTTGAGCCTGTTGCTGCTGCTCAACCTCGCCGGCCCATGGTTGCCGAACTGGCATGCGATCCAGACCCCCGGCGCCTATCTGGCGCTGCTGCTGACCGCGCCGGCCGGGCTGATGTTTGCCTTGCGCTTCTTCGCGCCGCTCGGCCCGCACCCGCTGAACAAACTGCTGCTGGGCGATATCCTGTTCATCGTCACTTGCAGTCTGTTGCTGCTGTTCGTCAACACGCTGCCGCTGAACATCATCACCTATGCATTGGTGGCGCTGGCCGGGCTGAGCATGCTGCTGGTGAGTTTCTATCACTGGCAAAAGGGCTACCGCCCGGCGCGGCTGTTCGTCGCTGCCATGGTGGTGTTCAACATTGGCACGCTGATCATTTTGCCGGCGCTGCTCGGGCTGACACTGGTTGCACCGCAAGGCCTGATCATGACCCTGATGGTGTTCATCTGCATCAGTGGTCTGCTGATGAGCATTGCCTTGGGCGAGCGTCAGCGCAGTATCACCGAGAGCCGTTTCAGCATCAGCCGCGACCTCGCCGCGAGCAATGCCGAGATCAACGCCAAAGCCGAATTCCTCGCCAAGATCAGCCACGAAATCCGCACACCGATGAACGGCGTGCTGGGCATGACCGAACTGCTGCTGGGCACACCGCTGTCGGTCAAGCAACGCGACTATGTGCAAACCATCCACAGTGCCGGCAACGAACTGCTGACACTGATCAACGAGATCCTCGACATCTCCAAGCTCGAGTCCGGGCAAATCGAACTGGATGACGTGCAGTTCGACCTCAACGCCTTGATCGACGATTGCCTGAGCATCTACCGGGCCAAGGCCGAACAACAGAACGTCGAGCTGATCAGTTTCATCCAGCCGCAAGTGCCACGGGTGATCAGCGGTGATCCGACGCGCCTGCGCCAGACACTGCTGAGCCTGTTGGAAAATGCCCTGAAGAAAACCGAAGAAGGCGAAGTGCTGATTGTGGTCGCCCTCGACGAACGCAGCAGCAAACCGCGCCTGCGCATCGCCGTGCAGGACAGCGGCGCACCGATGGAGCAGGAAGAACGCGACGCGCTGATGCACGCCGAACTGCACAGCAAGCACTTCCTCTCGGCCAACCGTCTGGGCGGTAACCTCGGCCTGGTGATCGCCCGCCAACTGATCCGTTTGATGCAGGGCGAATTCGGCATCAAGAGTGGTGCCAGTCAGGGCAGTACCTTGTGGCTGACGCTGCCGCTGGATCCGGATCGCCTCGAGCATCCGACGTCCGATCTCGACAGTCCGCTGCAAGGTGCACGCGTGCTGGTGGTCGATGACAACGATACCTGCCGCAAGGTGCTGGTCCAGCAATGCAGTGCGTGGGGCTTGAACGTCAGCGCCGTGCCATCCGGCAAGGAAGCGCTGGCACTGCTGCGCACCAAGGCACACCTGCGCGATTACTTCGATGTGGTGCTGCTCGATCAGAACATGCCCGGCATGACCGGCATGCAGCTCGCCGCCAAGATCAAGGAAGATCCGAGCCTGAACCACGACATCCTGCTGATCATGCTCACCGGCATCAGCAATGCGCCGAGCAAGATCATCGCGCGCAACTCGGGGATCAAGCGCATCCTCGCCAAACCGGTGGCCGGCTATACGCTCAAGACCACGCTGGCGGATGAACTGAACCAGCGCAACAAGGGCCAGGTGGTGTTCCAGCCACAAGTGGTCACGCCCGCCACGGCGGCCAAGGTACCGAGCGACTTCCGCATTCTCGTCGCCGAGGACAACACGATTTCGACCAAAGTGATTCGCGGCATGCTCGGCAAGCTCAACCTGCAACCCGACACCGCCAGCAACGGCGAAGAAGCGCTACAAGCAATGAAAGCCCAGCGTTACGACCTGGTGTTGATGGACTGCGAAATGCCGATTCTCGATGGTTTCTCGGCGACTCAGCAATTGCGCGCGTGGGAAGTCAGCAATCAGCGCATCCGCACACCGATCGTAGCGTTGACCGCGCACATCCTCGCCGAGCACAAAGAGCGCGCACGCCAGGCGGGCATGGACGGGCACATGGCGAAACCGGTGGAGCTGTCGCAACTGCGCGAGCTGATCGAACACTGGGTGGCCCAGCGCGATCAGCAGAATCGTACCGCCTCGACCTTCTGA
- the dusB gene encoding tRNA dihydrouridine synthase DusB, which produces MSAVRIGPYTLQNGLILAPMAGVTDQPFRQLCKRLGAGLVVSEMVTSDMSLWNTRKSRMRMIHEGDPEPRSVQIAGGDAQMLADAARANVELGAQIIDINMGCPAKKVCNKAAGSALLKDEALVTEILQAVVAAVDVPVTLKIRTGWDRDNKNGLTVAKIAEQAGITALAVHGRTRADLYKGEAEYDTIAAIKQAVSIPVFANGDIDSPEKARYVLDATGADGLLIGRAAQGQPWIFREIEHFLRTGEKLPAPELVEVEHILLEHLAALHAFYGDVMGVRIARKHVGWYLATLPGAREFRAHFNRLDGTETQCANVREFFAERYKSLTGDEEGVAA; this is translated from the coding sequence ATGTCGGCGGTACGCATCGGCCCATACACATTGCAGAACGGCTTGATTCTCGCCCCGATGGCGGGGGTCACCGATCAGCCCTTTCGTCAGCTGTGCAAGCGTCTGGGCGCAGGGCTTGTTGTCTCGGAAATGGTCACCAGCGACATGAGTTTGTGGAACACCCGCAAGTCACGCATGCGCATGATCCACGAAGGCGATCCCGAGCCACGTTCGGTACAGATTGCCGGTGGCGATGCGCAGATGCTCGCGGATGCAGCCCGGGCCAACGTCGAACTGGGCGCACAGATTATTGATATCAACATGGGTTGCCCGGCGAAGAAGGTCTGTAACAAGGCCGCCGGCTCCGCGTTGTTGAAAGATGAAGCACTGGTGACCGAGATCCTGCAGGCCGTTGTGGCTGCGGTTGATGTGCCGGTCACCCTGAAGATCCGCACGGGCTGGGATCGCGACAACAAGAACGGCCTGACCGTGGCGAAGATCGCCGAGCAGGCCGGGATCACCGCGTTGGCAGTGCATGGCCGCACTCGCGCCGATCTGTACAAGGGTGAAGCCGAATACGACACGATTGCCGCGATCAAGCAGGCGGTGTCGATCCCGGTGTTTGCCAATGGCGATATCGATTCGCCGGAAAAGGCCCGTTACGTCCTCGACGCAACCGGTGCCGATGGCCTGTTGATAGGCCGCGCTGCCCAAGGGCAGCCATGGATTTTTCGCGAGATCGAACACTTCCTGCGCACCGGCGAGAAATTGCCGGCGCCGGAGTTGGTCGAGGTGGAACACATTCTGCTGGAGCATCTGGCCGCACTTCACGCTTTCTATGGGGACGTGATGGGCGTGCGCATTGCCCGGAAGCATGTGGGCTGGTATCTCGCAACCTTGCCGGGCGCCAGGGAGTTTCGCGCCCACTTCAATCGTTTGGATGGTACGGAAACACAATGCGCCAACGTTCGGGAGTTCTTCGCCGAGCGTTACAAGAGCCTGACAGGGGACGAAGAAGGGGTGGCCGCATGA
- the purD gene encoding phosphoribosylamine--glycine ligase, with product MNVLIIGSGGREHALAWKVAQDPRVQKVFVAPGNAGTAIEAKCENVAIDVLALEQLADFAEKNVSLTIVGPEVPLVAGVVDLFRSRGLDCFGPTAGAAQLEGSKAFTKDFLARHKIPTADYQNFTEIEPALAYLREKGAPIVIKADGLAAGKGVIVAMTLAEAEDAVRDMLAGNAFGDAGSRVVIEEFLDGEEASFIVMVDGKNVLPMATSQDHKRVGDGDSGPNTGGMGAYSPAPVVTADVHKRVMDLVIWPTVRGMAEEGNVYTGFLYAGLMIDKAGNPKVIEFNCRFGDPETQPVMLRLQSSLVLLVEAALAQALDKVEAQWDPRPSIGIVLAAGGYPGDYAKGAAINGLDAAAKLEGKVFHAGTALKDGQVVTAGGRVLCATAMGASVGEAQQQAYKLAAAIDWEGCFFRKDIGYRAIARERGENQE from the coding sequence ATGAATGTTTTGATCATTGGCAGCGGTGGCCGTGAACACGCCTTGGCCTGGAAAGTGGCTCAGGATCCGCGCGTGCAGAAGGTTTTTGTCGCACCGGGCAACGCTGGCACCGCCATCGAAGCCAAGTGCGAAAACGTCGCTATCGACGTGCTGGCCCTTGAGCAACTGGCCGACTTCGCCGAGAAAAACGTTTCCCTGACCATCGTCGGCCCGGAAGTGCCTTTGGTGGCGGGCGTCGTTGACCTGTTCCGCTCGCGTGGCCTGGACTGCTTTGGTCCGACCGCCGGCGCTGCACAGCTGGAAGGCTCGAAAGCCTTCACCAAGGACTTCCTCGCACGCCACAAGATCCCGACCGCCGACTACCAGAACTTCACCGAGATCGAGCCGGCCCTGGCTTATCTGCGTGAAAAAGGCGCACCGATCGTGATCAAGGCCGATGGCCTGGCCGCCGGTAAAGGTGTGATCGTCGCCATGACCCTGGCTGAAGCCGAAGACGCCGTACGCGACATGCTCGCCGGCAACGCTTTCGGTGACGCCGGTTCGCGCGTGGTGATCGAAGAGTTCCTCGACGGTGAAGAAGCTTCGTTCATCGTCATGGTCGACGGCAAGAACGTGCTGCCGATGGCCACCAGCCAGGACCACAAACGTGTTGGCGACGGCGACAGCGGCCCGAACACTGGCGGCATGGGTGCCTACTCCCCTGCCCCGGTGGTCACCGCCGACGTGCACAAGCGCGTGATGGATCTGGTGATCTGGCCGACCGTGCGCGGCATGGCCGAAGAAGGCAACGTCTACACCGGTTTCCTCTACGCCGGTCTGATGATCGACAAGGCTGGCAATCCAAAGGTTATCGAATTCAACTGCCGCTTCGGCGATCCGGAAACCCAACCGGTGATGCTGCGTCTGCAATCGAGCCTGGTGCTGCTGGTTGAAGCGGCGCTGGCGCAAGCGCTGGACAAGGTCGAAGCACAGTGGGATCCACGCCCGAGCATCGGCATCGTGCTGGCCGCTGGCGGCTACCCGGGCGACTACGCCAAGGGCGCGGCGATCAACGGTCTGGATGCTGCGGCGAAACTGGAAGGCAAAGTCTTCCATGCCGGCACTGCACTGAAAGATGGCCAGGTTGTAACCGCCGGTGGTCGCGTACTGTGCGCCACCGCAATGGGCGCTTCGGTGGGTGAAGCCCAGCAGCAAGCGTACAAGCTGGCAGCGGCCATCGACTGGGAAGGCTGCTTCTTCCGCAAGGACATTGGCTACCGTGCCATTGCCCGTGAACGTGGCGAAAACCAGGAATAA
- the prmA gene encoding 50S ribosomal protein L11 methyltransferase encodes MPWLQVRLAISPEQAETYEDAFLEVGAVSVTFMDAEDQPIFEPELNTTPLWAHTHLLALFEGGTEPAPVLAHLELLTGSPLPEHHSEVIEDQDWERSWMDGFQPMRFGQRLWIVPSWHAAPEPDAVNLLLDPGLAFGTGTHPTTALCLEWLDGQDLKDCNVLDFGCGSGILAIAALLLGAKEAVGTDIDVQALEASRDNAGRNNIAEELFPLYLPEDLPQVQADVLVANILAGPLVSLAPQLSSLVKSGGRLALSGILAEQGDEVAAAYAQDFDLDPIANRDGWVRITGRRR; translated from the coding sequence ATGCCTTGGCTGCAAGTACGTCTCGCCATCAGCCCGGAACAAGCCGAAACCTACGAAGACGCTTTCCTTGAAGTCGGCGCTGTGTCGGTGACCTTCATGGACGCCGAAGATCAGCCGATCTTCGAACCGGAACTCAATACCACCCCGCTGTGGGCGCACACGCATCTGTTGGCGCTGTTCGAAGGCGGCACGGAACCGGCACCGGTTCTGGCCCATCTGGAACTGCTGACCGGCAGCCCGCTGCCCGAGCATCACAGCGAGGTCATCGAAGACCAGGATTGGGAACGTAGCTGGATGGACGGTTTCCAGCCGATGCGTTTCGGCCAGCGTCTGTGGATCGTGCCGAGCTGGCACGCCGCGCCTGAGCCGGACGCGGTCAATCTGCTGCTGGACCCGGGCCTCGCGTTCGGCACCGGCACTCACCCGACTACCGCGCTGTGCCTGGAATGGCTCGACGGCCAGGACCTGAAAGACTGCAACGTGCTCGATTTTGGCTGCGGCTCGGGGATTCTGGCCATCGCCGCCCTGCTGCTCGGCGCGAAAGAAGCAGTCGGCACCGACATCGACGTGCAGGCGCTGGAAGCGTCGCGCGACAACGCCGGGCGCAACAACATTGCCGAAGAGCTGTTCCCGCTGTACCTGCCGGAAGATCTGCCACAGGTTCAAGCCGACGTGCTGGTCGCCAACATTCTGGCTGGCCCGCTGGTTTCGCTCGCGCCGCAACTGTCCAGCCTGGTGAAATCCGGTGGCCGTCTGGCGCTGTCGGGCATCCTGGCCGAGCAAGGCGATGAAGTTGCCGCCGCTTACGCTCAGGACTTTGATCTCGACCCGATCGCCAATCGCGATGGCTGGGTGCGCATCACCGGCCGTCGGCGCTAG
- the accC gene encoding acetyl-CoA carboxylase biotin carboxylase subunit: MTAKLEKVLIANRGEIALRILRACKEMGIKTVAVYSKADKELMHLGLADESVCIGPASAAHSYLHIPAIIAAAEVTGATAIHPGYGFLAENADFAEQVENSGFAFIGPKADTIRLMGDKVSAKHAMIEAGVPTVPGSDGPLPEDEETALRIGREVGYPVIIKAAGGGGGRGMRVVHKEEDLIAFAKLTRTEAGAAFGNPMVYLEKFLTNPRHVEVQVLSDGQGHAIHLGDRDCSLQRRHQKVLEEAPAPGIDEKAREEVLARCVKACIDIGYRGAGTFEFLYENGRFYFIEMNTRVQVEHPVSEMVTGIDIVKEMLSIAAGNKLSFTQDDVVIRGHSLECRINAEDPKTFMPSPGTVKHFHAPGGNGVRVDSHLYSGYAVPPNYDSLIGKLITYGATRDEAMARMRNALDEIVVDGIKTNIPLHRDLVRDEGFCKGGVNIHYLEHKLAAEKH, translated from the coding sequence ATGACTGCGAAGTTGGAAAAAGTTCTGATCGCTAACCGCGGTGAGATCGCCCTGCGGATTCTGCGTGCCTGCAAAGAGATGGGCATCAAGACCGTCGCCGTTTACTCCAAGGCCGACAAAGAGCTGATGCACCTGGGTCTGGCAGACGAATCCGTCTGCATCGGCCCGGCTTCTGCCGCGCACTCTTACCTGCACATCCCGGCAATCATCGCGGCCGCTGAAGTGACCGGCGCTACCGCCATTCACCCAGGCTACGGTTTCCTCGCGGAAAACGCTGATTTCGCCGAGCAGGTCGAGAACTCCGGCTTCGCTTTCATCGGCCCGAAAGCCGACACCATTCGCCTGATGGGCGACAAGGTATCGGCCAAGCACGCGATGATCGAAGCGGGCGTACCGACCGTTCCAGGTTCTGACGGCCCGTTGCCGGAAGACGAAGAAACGGCACTGCGCATCGGTCGTGAAGTCGGCTACCCGGTGATCATCAAAGCCGCTGGCGGCGGTGGTGGTCGCGGCATGCGCGTGGTGCACAAGGAAGAAGACCTGATCGCCTTCGCCAAACTGACCCGCACCGAAGCTGGCGCGGCGTTCGGCAACCCGATGGTCTATCTGGAAAAATTCCTGACCAATCCACGTCACGTGGAAGTTCAGGTTCTTTCTGACGGCCAGGGTCACGCGATCCATCTGGGCGACCGCGATTGCTCGCTGCAACGTCGTCACCAGAAGGTTCTCGAAGAAGCGCCGGCACCGGGCATCGACGAGAAGGCTCGCGAAGAAGTGCTGGCGCGCTGCGTCAAGGCGTGCATCGACATCGGTTACCGTGGCGCGGGCACTTTCGAGTTCCTCTACGAGAACGGTCGTTTCTACTTCATCGAAATGAACACGCGTGTTCAGGTAGAGCACCCGGTTTCGGAAATGGTTACCGGTATCGACATCGTCAAGGAGATGCTCAGCATCGCCGCTGGCAACAAGCTGTCGTTCACCCAGGACGACGTGGTAATCCGCGGTCACTCGCTGGAATGCCGGATCAACGCTGAAGACCCGAAAACCTTCATGCCGAGCCCGGGCACGGTCAAGCATTTCCACGCTCCAGGCGGCAACGGCGTTCGCGTCGATTCGCACCTGTACAGCGGTTATGCCGTTCCGCCGAACTACGACTCGCTGATCGGCAAGCTGATCACTTACGGCGCGACCCGCGACGAAGCCATGGCACGCATGCGCAATGCCCTGGACGAAATCGTGGTTGACGGGATCAAGACCAACATCCCGCTGCACCGTGATCTGGTTCGTGACGAAGGCTTCTGCAAAGGGGGCGTGAACATTCACTACCTCGAGCACAAGCTGGCTGCCGAGAAGCACTAA
- the fis gene encoding DNA-binding transcriptional regulator Fis, with protein sequence MTMMTETLVSGTTPVSDNVNLKQHLNTPSEEGQTLRGSVEKALHNYFAHLEGASVTDVYNLVLSEVEAPLLESVMNYVKGNQTKASELLGLNRGTLRKKLKQYDLL encoded by the coding sequence ATGACGATGATGACCGAGACTTTAGTGAGTGGAACAACACCCGTGAGCGACAACGTGAATTTGAAACAGCACCTCAATACCCCGAGCGAAGAAGGCCAGACCCTTCGCGGGAGTGTCGAGAAGGCGCTGCACAATTATTTCGCCCACCTTGAGGGCGCGTCCGTCACGGATGTGTACAACCTGGTGCTCTCCGAAGTCGAGGCGCCCCTGCTCGAAAGCGTGATGAACTACGTCAAGGGCAACCAGACCAAGGCCAGCGAGCTGCTCGGTCTCAACCGAGGCACGCTGCGCAAGAAACTCAAGCAGTACGATCTGCTGTAA
- a CDS encoding DUF3426 domain-containing protein, whose amino-acid sequence MTDSFVTQCPHCQTSFRVSHAQLSVARGVVRCGSCLQVFNAAKQLLEQHAGKDAVTPVAPPIAEPPAITQPAPTIELPSSVEPPAPRAISQKQWSASELDLDSLDLDEELARLEQREIQPITEFGRQREDSLSARRDSPEPDETLWRDTLFSERSDEHTAEPEEDEPETVDIEPVKTARTEPSLSLEPVDLDDEPAIPQLRLHDPIDPKARRERFTASDESDDDDLPVIEPLRKKRERGEPGVRAEVLQDLTDDPLQLDWQKRRSPWGRRLLWLLLVLLAAGGLVAQYVSYHFDELARQDQYRPWFQQICPQIGCTVPSKVDIARIKSSNLVVRSHPEFSGALVVDAIIYNRATFSQPFPLLELRFADLNGHLIASRRFKPGEYLSGDLEGLAEMPPQTPIHIALDILDPGPKAVNYSLNFHSPE is encoded by the coding sequence ATGACCGACAGTTTCGTCACCCAGTGCCCGCATTGCCAAACCAGTTTCCGTGTCAGCCATGCTCAATTGAGCGTGGCCCGCGGGGTGGTTCGCTGCGGCTCCTGCCTGCAAGTGTTCAACGCGGCCAAACAGCTGCTGGAACAACACGCCGGCAAGGATGCGGTGACTCCTGTCGCGCCGCCCATTGCCGAACCGCCAGCGATTACGCAGCCAGCGCCGACCATCGAACTGCCCTCCAGCGTCGAACCACCAGCACCGCGCGCCATTAGCCAAAAGCAGTGGAGCGCGTCCGAGCTGGATCTCGACAGCCTCGATCTGGATGAAGAACTCGCTCGCCTCGAACAGCGCGAAATCCAGCCAATCACCGAATTCGGTCGTCAACGGGAAGACTCCCTGAGCGCTCGTCGCGACAGCCCTGAGCCGGATGAAACACTCTGGCGCGACACCTTGTTCAGCGAACGTTCCGATGAGCACACTGCCGAGCCCGAAGAAGACGAGCCAGAAACCGTCGACATCGAGCCGGTCAAAACAGCACGCACCGAGCCTTCGTTGTCGCTGGAACCGGTAGACCTGGACGACGAGCCGGCCATTCCGCAATTGCGCCTGCACGATCCGATTGACCCAAAGGCCCGTCGCGAACGCTTCACTGCCAGTGACGAAAGCGATGACGACGACCTGCCAGTGATCGAACCGCTGCGCAAAAAACGCGAGCGTGGCGAACCTGGCGTGCGCGCCGAAGTCCTCCAGGACCTGACCGACGACCCGCTGCAACTCGACTGGCAGAAACGCCGCTCGCCGTGGGGCCGACGCCTGCTGTGGCTATTGTTGGTGCTGCTGGCAGCCGGCGGTCTCGTCGCCCAATACGTTTCTTACCATTTCGATGAACTGGCGCGACAGGATCAATACCGTCCCTGGTTCCAGCAAATCTGCCCGCAGATCGGCTGCACGGTGCCATCCAAGGTCGATATCGCGCGGATCAAGAGCAGTAATCTGGTGGTACGCAGCCACCCTGAATTCAGCGGCGCCCTGGTGGTCGATGCGATCATCTACAACCGCGCAACGTTCTCCCAGCCCTTTCCGCTGCTTGAACTGCGTTTTGCCGATCTCAATGGTCACCTGATCGCCAGTCGTCGCTTCAAACCCGGCGAGTACCTCAGTGGCGACCTGGAAGGTCTGGCGGAAATGCCGCCACAGACGCCGATCCACATTGCGCTGGATATTCTCGATCCAGGCCCGAAAGCGGTGAATTACAGCCTGAACTTTCACTCCCCCGAGTGA
- the purH gene encoding bifunctional phosphoribosylaminoimidazolecarboxamide formyltransferase/IMP cyclohydrolase, whose protein sequence is MTDQTTRLPIRRALISVSDKTGILEFAKELEALGVEILSTGGTFKLLRDNGVAAVEVADYTGFAEMMDGRVKTLHPKIHGGILGRRGIDDAIMNEHGIKPIDLVAVNLYPFEATINKPGCDLPTAIENIDIGGPTMVRSAAKNHKDVAIVVNASDYASVLEGLKAGGLTYAQRFDLMLKAFEHTAAYDGMIANYMGTVNQAAETLSTEGRSEFPRTFNSQFIKAQEMRYGENPHQSAAFYVEAKPAEVGIATATQLQGKELSYNNVADTDAALECVKSFVKPACVIVKHANPCGVAVSPDAEGGIRQAYELAYATDTESAFGGIIAFNRELDAETAKAIVERQFVEVIIAPSVSEEARAIVAAKANVRLLACGEWSADRAAAWDYKRVNGGLLIQSRDIGMISADDLKVVTKRAPTEQEIHDLIFAWKVAKYVKSNAIVYAKNRQTIGVGAGQMSRVNSARIAAIKAEHAGLQVAGSVMASDAFFPFRDGLDNAAKVGITAVIQPGGSMRDAEVIAAADEAGIAMVFTGMRHFRH, encoded by the coding sequence ATGACCGACCAGACTACCCGCCTGCCGATCCGCCGCGCCTTGATCAGCGTTTCCGACAAGACCGGGATCCTCGAATTCGCCAAGGAGCTTGAAGCCCTGGGCGTCGAGATCCTCTCCACCGGCGGAACGTTCAAGCTGCTGCGCGACAACGGTGTTGCCGCAGTGGAAGTCGCGGATTACACCGGTTTCGCCGAGATGATGGACGGTCGGGTGAAAACCCTGCACCCGAAAATCCACGGCGGCATCCTCGGTCGTCGCGGTATCGATGACGCGATCATGAACGAACACGGCATCAAGCCGATCGATCTGGTTGCCGTTAACCTGTACCCGTTCGAAGCCACCATCAACAAGCCAGGTTGCGACCTGCCGACCGCCATCGAAAACATCGACATCGGCGGCCCGACCATGGTCCGTTCGGCAGCGAAAAACCATAAAGACGTAGCGATCGTGGTGAATGCCAGCGATTACGCCAGTGTGCTGGAAGGGCTCAAGGCCGGCGGCCTGACCTACGCTCAGCGTTTTGACCTGATGCTCAAGGCCTTCGAACACACCGCTGCCTACGACGGCATGATCGCCAACTACATGGGCACCGTGAATCAGGCCGCTGAAACCCTGAGCACCGAAGGCCGCAGCGAATTCCCGCGCACCTTCAACAGTCAGTTCATCAAGGCGCAGGAAATGCGCTACGGCGAGAACCCGCACCAGAGCGCGGCGTTCTACGTTGAGGCCAAGCCAGCCGAAGTCGGCATCGCCACCGCGACCCAACTGCAAGGCAAAGAGCTGTCGTACAACAACGTGGCCGACACCGACGCCGCGCTGGAGTGCGTGAAGAGCTTCGTCAAACCAGCCTGCGTCATCGTCAAGCACGCCAACCCGTGCGGCGTTGCCGTTAGCCCGGACGCTGAAGGCGGCATTCGTCAGGCCTACGAACTGGCCTACGCCACCGACACCGAGTCGGCGTTCGGCGGGATCATCGCCTTCAACCGTGAACTGGATGCCGAGACCGCCAAAGCGATCGTCGAGCGTCAGTTCGTCGAAGTGATCATCGCGCCAAGCGTCAGCGAAGAAGCTCGCGCGATTGTTGCGGCGAAAGCCAACGTGCGCCTGCTGGCCTGCGGCGAGTGGTCGGCTGACCGCGCTGCTGCCTGGGACTACAAGCGCGTCAACGGTGGCCTGCTGATACAAAGCCGCGACATCGGCATGATCAGCGCCGATGACCTGAAAGTCGTGACCAAGCGCGCCCCGACCGAACAGGAAATCCATGACCTGATCTTCGCCTGGAAAGTCGCCAAGTACGTTAAGTCCAACGCCATCGTCTACGCCAAGAACCGTCAGACCATCGGTGTCGGCGCTGGCCAGATGAGCCGCGTAAACTCGGCGCGTATCGCCGCAATCAAGGCTGAGCATGCCGGCCTGCAAGTTGCCGGTTCGGTGATGGCATCGGACGCGTTCTTCCCGTTCCGCGACGGCCTGGACAATGCGGCCAAGGTCGGTATCACTGCGGTGATCCAGCCGGGCGGCTCGATGCGTGATGCTGAAGTGATTGCAGCAGCTGATGAGGCCGGCATCGCCATGGTCTTTACGGGCATGCGCCACTTCCGTCACTGA